The proteins below are encoded in one region of Streptomyces marianii:
- a CDS encoding ABC transporter ATP-binding protein — MELHGITKRFPGVVANHDIDITIRKGTVHALVGENGAGKSTLMKILYGMQKPDEGTITVDGNQVSFHSPADAIATGIGMVHQHFMLADNLTVLENVVLGGEKLYGIGAQARKKIKDISDAYGLNIRPDVLVEELGVADRQRVEILKVLYRGARTLILDEPTAVLVPQEVDALFDNLRELKAEGLTVIFISHKLGEVLSVADDITVIRRGTTVGTADPRTTTPKQLAELMVGSELPSPETRESTVTDVPMLDVGNLRLTAVDPDGVVREVLAGITLTIHKGEVMGIAGVEGNGQTELIEALMGMRDPDGGMITLDGADISHAPTRKRREGGIGYIPEDRHRHGLLLESPLWENRILGHVTERPNSKNGLLDLKAARKDTERIVREYDVRTPGIEVTAASLSGGNQQKLIVGREMSHAPKLLIAAHPTRGVDVGAQAQIWDQIREARREGLAVLLISADLDELIGLSDTLRVMYRGRLVADADPATITPEELGSAMTGAATGHLERHENGTGEGR; from the coding sequence GTGGAACTGCACGGCATCACCAAGCGCTTCCCCGGCGTCGTCGCCAACCACGACATCGACATCACCATCCGCAAGGGCACAGTCCATGCTCTCGTCGGTGAGAACGGTGCCGGCAAGTCGACCCTCATGAAGATCCTCTACGGCATGCAGAAGCCGGACGAGGGCACCATCACCGTCGACGGCAACCAGGTCAGCTTCCACAGCCCGGCCGATGCCATCGCCACCGGCATCGGCATGGTCCACCAGCACTTCATGCTGGCCGACAACCTCACCGTGCTGGAGAACGTCGTCCTCGGCGGCGAGAAGCTGTACGGCATCGGCGCCCAGGCCCGGAAGAAGATCAAGGACATCTCGGACGCGTACGGGCTGAACATCCGCCCGGACGTCCTCGTGGAGGAGCTCGGTGTCGCCGACCGCCAGCGCGTGGAGATCCTCAAGGTCCTCTACCGCGGTGCCCGCACTCTGATTCTCGACGAACCGACCGCCGTGCTGGTCCCGCAGGAGGTCGACGCGCTCTTCGACAACCTGCGGGAGCTCAAGGCCGAGGGCCTCACGGTCATCTTCATCTCGCACAAGCTGGGCGAGGTGCTGTCGGTCGCCGACGACATCACCGTCATCCGCCGCGGTACGACCGTGGGCACCGCCGACCCGCGCACCACCACCCCGAAGCAGCTGGCCGAGCTGATGGTCGGCAGCGAGCTCCCCTCGCCGGAGACGCGCGAGTCGACGGTCACCGATGTGCCGATGCTCGACGTCGGCAACCTCCGGTTGACCGCGGTCGACCCCGACGGCGTCGTCCGCGAGGTCCTCGCGGGCATCACCCTCACCATCCACAAGGGTGAGGTCATGGGCATCGCGGGGGTCGAGGGCAACGGCCAGACCGAGCTCATCGAGGCGCTCATGGGCATGCGCGACCCCGACGGCGGCATGATCACCCTCGACGGTGCCGACATCTCCCACGCGCCGACCCGCAAGCGCCGCGAGGGCGGGATCGGGTACATCCCCGAGGACCGCCATCGGCACGGTCTGCTGCTGGAGTCCCCGCTGTGGGAGAACCGTATCCTCGGCCATGTCACCGAGCGCCCCAACAGCAAGAACGGCCTGCTCGACCTCAAGGCCGCCCGGAAGGACACCGAGCGGATCGTGCGCGAGTACGACGTCCGCACCCCCGGGATCGAGGTCACCGCGGCCTCCCTCTCCGGCGGCAACCAGCAGAAGCTGATCGTCGGTCGCGAGATGAGCCACGCGCCCAAGCTGCTGATCGCCGCCCACCCCACCCGTGGTGTGGACGTCGGCGCGCAGGCGCAGATCTGGGACCAGATCCGCGAGGCCCGCCGCGAGGGCCTCGCGGTGCTGCTGATCTCGGCCGACCTGGACGAGCTCATCGGGCTCTCCGACACCCTGCGGGTGATGTACCGCGGCCGGCTGGTCGCGGACGCCGACCCCGCCACGATCACCCCCGAGGAGCTGGGCTCGGCCATGACCGGCGCCGCCACCGGCCACCTTGAGCGCCACGAGAACGGAACCGGTGAGGGCCGATGA
- a CDS encoding BMP family lipoprotein, with the protein MRRITRIATVGIASTALALSATACGGKSSSEAGSGSGAKAAIAYDIGGRGDQSFNDAAYAGLAKAEKELDVTGAEAEPSEGEGDPDKVQRLTSLARAGNNPVIGVGFAYAPAIAEVAPKFPNTTFGLIDDTSKTGKNIANLVFNEEQGSYLAGVAAAKVTKSNTVGFIGGVEVPLIKKFEAGFVQGVKDTNKNVNVKVQYLTQPPDFGGFSKPDLGKAAAQGQLDAGADVIYAAAGLAGSGSIEAAAKAKKWAIGVDSDQYKQRGLAQYQDYILTSVTKDVSGAVYNLIKSVKDGKPQSGEVRYGLDKGGVGLATSNPAFTKMTEVTAAIDKAKADIIAGKVTVKTAP; encoded by the coding sequence GTGCGCCGGATCACCAGGATCGCCACCGTGGGCATCGCGTCCACGGCACTCGCGTTGTCCGCCACCGCATGTGGCGGCAAGTCCTCGTCCGAGGCCGGATCGGGCAGTGGCGCCAAGGCGGCCATCGCCTACGACATCGGCGGCCGCGGAGACCAGTCGTTCAACGACGCCGCCTACGCGGGTCTCGCCAAGGCCGAGAAGGAACTCGACGTCACGGGCGCCGAGGCCGAGCCCAGTGAAGGCGAGGGCGACCCGGACAAGGTGCAGCGCCTCACCTCGCTGGCCCGGGCCGGCAACAACCCGGTGATCGGCGTCGGCTTCGCCTACGCCCCGGCCATCGCCGAGGTCGCGCCGAAGTTCCCGAACACCACGTTCGGCCTCATCGACGACACCTCCAAGACCGGCAAGAACATCGCCAACCTGGTCTTCAACGAGGAGCAGGGCTCCTACCTGGCCGGCGTCGCCGCCGCCAAGGTCACCAAGAGCAACACCGTCGGCTTCATCGGCGGCGTCGAGGTGCCGCTGATCAAGAAGTTCGAGGCCGGCTTCGTCCAGGGCGTCAAGGACACCAACAAGAACGTCAACGTCAAGGTCCAGTACCTGACCCAGCCGCCGGACTTCGGTGGCTTCTCCAAGCCGGACCTGGGCAAGGCCGCCGCGCAGGGCCAGCTCGACGCGGGCGCCGACGTGATCTACGCCGCCGCCGGTCTCGCCGGCTCGGGCTCGATCGAGGCCGCCGCCAAGGCCAAGAAGTGGGCCATCGGCGTGGACTCCGACCAGTACAAGCAGCGGGGTCTCGCCCAGTACCAGGACTACATCCTCACCTCGGTGACCAAGGACGTGTCCGGAGCCGTCTACAACCTGATCAAGTCGGTCAAGGACGGCAAGCCGCAGTCCGGTGAGGTCCGCTACGGCCTCGACAAGGGTGGCGTGGGCCTGGCCACCTCCAACCCGGCCTTCACCAAGATGACCGAGGTCACCGCCGCGATCGACAAGGCCAAGGCCGACATCATCGCGGGCAAGGTCACGGTCAAGACCGCCCCGTAA
- a CDS encoding amidohydrolase: MSREPDAGLPGEAELPGDYVLPGTLSDALRTELIAFRRDLHMHPELGNQEFRTTAAIKARLEAAGLRPQVLSTGTGLVCDVGTDGVRPVLALRADIDALPIPDTKAGVPYRSTVPDRAHACGHDVHTAAVLGAGLVLADLDRQGLLPHPVRLIFQPAEEVLPGGAADAIESGVLDGVGRIIAVHCDPRVDAGRIGLRVGPITSACDRLEITLDGPGGHTARPHLTTDLVTAAAKIVTEVPALLSRRVDTRSGLALTWGRIESGHACNVIPQHAELAGTVRCLDLPAWREAPDLVHAAVDEIATLHRAKSQINYIRGVPPVVNDPVITELLRDAHAARRGSQAIEDTEQSLGGEDFSWYLEHVPGAMARLGVRAPGSGSRLDLHRGDFDVDEEAIRVGVELFTAAALLDDHRS; the protein is encoded by the coding sequence ATGTCCCGCGAGCCCGACGCCGGCCTTCCCGGCGAAGCCGAGTTGCCCGGCGACTACGTTCTGCCCGGCACGCTGTCCGACGCCCTGCGCACCGAACTCATCGCCTTCCGCCGGGACTTGCACATGCACCCGGAGCTCGGGAACCAGGAGTTCCGGACGACTGCGGCGATCAAGGCGCGGCTGGAGGCCGCCGGCCTGCGCCCGCAGGTGCTGTCGACGGGCACGGGACTCGTGTGCGACGTGGGTACGGACGGGGTCCGGCCCGTGCTCGCCCTGCGCGCCGACATCGACGCCCTCCCGATTCCGGACACCAAGGCCGGCGTGCCGTACCGGTCGACCGTGCCGGACCGGGCCCACGCCTGCGGCCACGACGTCCACACCGCGGCGGTCCTCGGGGCCGGACTGGTCCTCGCCGACCTCGACCGGCAGGGCCTGCTGCCCCACCCGGTGCGGCTGATCTTCCAGCCCGCCGAGGAGGTGCTGCCGGGCGGTGCGGCCGACGCGATCGAGTCGGGGGTACTGGACGGCGTGGGCCGGATCATCGCCGTGCACTGCGATCCCCGTGTCGACGCCGGCCGGATCGGGCTGCGCGTCGGTCCCATCACCTCGGCGTGCGACCGGCTGGAAATCACCCTCGACGGCCCCGGCGGCCACACCGCGCGTCCGCATCTGACGACGGACCTCGTCACCGCCGCCGCCAAGATCGTCACCGAGGTCCCCGCGCTGCTGTCCCGCCGGGTGGACACCCGCTCCGGACTGGCCCTGACCTGGGGCCGTATCGAGTCCGGGCACGCCTGCAACGTCATCCCGCAGCACGCGGAGCTCGCGGGCACCGTCCGCTGTCTGGATCTGCCCGCCTGGCGCGAGGCCCCGGACCTGGTGCACGCGGCGGTCGACGAGATCGCCACGCTGCACCGCGCCAAGTCCCAGATCAACTACATCCGCGGGGTGCCGCCCGTGGTCAACGACCCGGTGATCACGGAACTGCTGCGCGATGCCCACGCCGCGCGGCGGGGATCGCAGGCGATCGAGGACACCGAGCAGAGTCTCGGGGGTGAGGACTTCTCCTGGTACCTGGAGCACGTTCCGGGTGCGATGGCCCGCCTCGGCGTCCGCGCTCCCGGCTCGGGCTCGCGCCTCGACCTGCATCGGGGCGACTTCGACGTGGACGAGGAGGCGATTCGTGTCGGCGTCGAGCTCTTCACGGCGGCGGCGTTGCTGGACGACCACCGATCGTAA